A genomic region of Sphingobacteriales bacterium contains the following coding sequences:
- a CDS encoding radical SAM protein, whose product MQAPRWKSAAKSLKLLVTARWTPEDGTAKRYPKVVQMPMTYRCNAKCVMCNIWKMDWSNEVTLEEFEKHLSDPLFKEVRALGINGGEPSLVKQLPRYAEIILRLPKLQSLNIISHGFNRKLLLPALKEIYALCRQKGVHFHVSISLDGYGAVHEQVRGLRVFPLVEATLETIKNEKSKYCDTLDLGCTVVQHNVEHLQELDVYARLRQYDIKYRLGIDNKRIESQKLHDQFSVLYDATYQTATEFFHSRYFKAKPLYEKFKYFSIYHWLATPPARRRRLLGCDWKENGVTIDSRGDIYYCAVASDKIGSLRQTTGESAFFKPENLTYRTQIIQNECDNCIHDYHGKPEFKNVWFFLRKHFNESYYWIAYYFKAKFA is encoded by the coding sequence TTGCAAGCACCTCGGTGGAAATCAGCAGCTAAATCATTAAAACTCCTCGTTACTGCCCGCTGGACACCCGAAGACGGCACAGCAAAACGCTATCCGAAAGTAGTGCAAATGCCGATGACCTATCGTTGTAATGCTAAATGTGTGATGTGCAATATCTGGAAAATGGATTGGTCGAATGAAGTGACTTTGGAGGAATTTGAAAAACACCTGAGCGACCCCTTGTTTAAAGAAGTACGCGCTTTGGGCATCAATGGCGGCGAGCCAAGTTTGGTAAAACAACTACCGCGCTATGCCGAAATTATCCTGCGCCTCCCCAAGTTACAATCACTCAATATTATATCGCACGGTTTCAATCGCAAATTACTGCTGCCCGCACTAAAAGAAATATACGCGCTATGTCGTCAGAAGGGAGTACATTTTCATGTTTCCATTTCGTTGGACGGCTACGGAGCTGTGCATGAGCAGGTGCGGGGTTTGCGGGTATTTCCCTTGGTGGAGGCTACACTCGAAACCATCAAAAACGAAAAAAGTAAATACTGCGATACTTTGGATTTGGGCTGTACGGTAGTACAACACAATGTGGAGCATTTGCAAGAATTAGACGTTTACGCCCGCCTCCGGCAATACGATATTAAATACCGTTTAGGCATCGACAACAAACGCATTGAAAGCCAAAAACTGCACGACCAATTCAGTGTGCTGTACGATGCTACCTACCAAACCGCCACCGAGTTTTTTCACAGCCGCTATTTTAAAGCAAAACCGCTGTACGAAAAATTTAAGTATTTTTCCATTTACCATTGGCTTGCCACACCGCCCGCCCGCCGCCGCCGCTTGTTGGGCTGCGACTGGAAAGAAAACGGTGTGACGATTGATTCGCGCGGCGACATCTACTATTGTGCAGTGGCAAGCGACAAAATAGGTAGCTTGCGACAAACTACGGGTGAGTCTGCATTTTTTAAACCGGAAAACCTCACCTATCGCACCCAGATCATACAAAACGAATGTGATAATTGTATTCACGATTATCATGGCAAACCCGAATTCAAAAATGTATGGTTTTTTCTGCGCAAGCATTTCAATGAAAGTTACTATTGGATAGCGTATTATTTCAAAGCGAAATTTGCATAA
- a CDS encoding helix-turn-helix transcriptional regulator, whose product MGGILSKQLKDVERVSEMIKAFAHPLRFKILTFIDKNKSTNVNKIYAALKIEQSTTSQHLKILRQNNLVLAHRQGKFIFYSVNYEKIAKILQAMDSYAATVERKRNAG is encoded by the coding sequence ATGGGGGGAATCTTATCAAAGCAGTTAAAGGACGTAGAGAGAGTTTCTGAAATGATTAAAGCCTTTGCACATCCTTTGCGCTTCAAAATTTTGACATTCATTGATAAAAACAAATCAACGAATGTGAATAAAATTTATGCTGCATTAAAAATTGAGCAATCAACTACATCGCAGCATTTAAAAATATTACGTCAAAACAACCTGGTGTTGGCACATCGGCAAGGTAAATTTATATTTTACTCGGTAAATTACGAGAAAATAGCCAAAATACTACAAGCGATGGATAGCTATGCCGCCACAGTTGAGCGCAAGCGCAACGCGGGTTGA
- a CDS encoding helix-turn-helix transcriptional regulator, which produces METTVLNQIPTSDSQVKLDYKVLKKGALVLRALNHKLRQSMIALMEENKKITVTELYVKLRLEQSVASQHLAILRKADIVVTEREGKFIYYALNNDRISDIAKLVEQLAKS; this is translated from the coding sequence ATGGAAACAACAGTTTTAAATCAGATACCCACCTCTGATAGTCAAGTAAAATTAGACTACAAAGTTCTCAAAAAAGGAGCTTTGGTGTTAAGAGCTTTAAACCATAAACTGCGTCAATCTATGATAGCACTTATGGAAGAAAACAAAAAAATTACTGTAACCGAATTATATGTAAAATTAAGATTAGAACAATCGGTTGCCTCTCAACACTTGGCAATTTTACGAAAAGCAGATATAGTGGTTACAGAGCGCGAAGGTAAATTTATTTACTACGCACTCAACAACGATCGTATTTCAGATATAGCAAAATTAGTAGAACAACTGGCTAAAAGCTAA
- the tsaB gene encoding tRNA (adenosine(37)-N6)-threonylcarbamoyltransferase complex dimerization subunit type 1 TsaB — MNKKVEERSIILCIDSVPDTCMVALSKAGHIVSILNTPKEKSHTEQLTMMINSVIKESKVEMKDIQAVAINAGPGSYTGLRIGTSTAKGLCFALNIPLIALNTLQIAAKAYTIEHGGGETITTNSYLVPLLEARRDEVFMAVYTPDMEEKQAPCVRSLHQLSLNTHTDLQKPLIVLGNAAQTYQQLQPSTTDTIYYTQPLHHTAEALAILAEKAYWQQNFQSILHFSPIYLKKFNNI, encoded by the coding sequence TTGAACAAAAAAGTGGAAGAGCGCAGCATAATTTTATGCATAGACAGTGTGCCGGATACTTGTATGGTAGCATTGTCAAAAGCAGGACACATAGTAAGTATATTGAATACACCGAAAGAAAAATCACATACGGAACAACTTACTATGATGATAAACAGTGTAATAAAAGAGTCAAAAGTGGAGATGAAAGACATACAAGCGGTGGCAATTAATGCAGGACCCGGTTCTTATACAGGTTTGCGTATCGGTACTTCTACAGCTAAAGGGCTTTGCTTTGCTTTGAATATTCCGCTCATTGCTTTGAATACGCTCCAAATAGCGGCAAAAGCCTATACCATAGAACATGGTGGCGGCGAGACAATAACAACCAACAGTTATTTAGTACCATTATTAGAAGCGCGGCGCGATGAAGTATTCATGGCAGTTTATACACCGGATATGGAAGAAAAACAAGCTCCCTGCGTTCGTTCATTACACCAGCTATCCTTAAATACCCATACAGATTTGCAAAAGCCACTTATTGTGCTAGGCAATGCAGCCCAAACCTATCAACAACTACAGCCCTCTACAACAGACACAATTTATTATACACAACCATTGCATCATACAGCAGAAGCCTTAGCGATATTGGCAGAAAAAGCCTATTGGCAACAAAATTTTCAATCCATACTACATTTTTCCCCAATTTATTTAAAAAAATTTAATAATATTTAA
- a CDS encoding ATP-binding cassette domain-containing protein translates to MLKLTLSNISKRYGNDWIFRRLSYNFSSDSSYALLGNNGSGKSTLLQIIAAYLSVSQGLRTYEWQQQPLAESQVAAHLLWAAPYIELIEEFTLSELLKFHYQFKTLHPALQNEQQWLDRVELTHAAHKPLSHFSSGMKQRVKLGLAFLSQGNLLLLDEPCTNLDDKGIAWYHSLIRQYSNGRLLVVASNRSEEYDFCNYQIHMNHYK, encoded by the coding sequence ATGCTAAAGCTCACGCTGTCGAACATTAGCAAACGCTACGGCAACGATTGGATATTTCGCCGGTTGAGTTATAATTTCAGCAGCGACAGCAGCTACGCATTGCTGGGCAACAACGGAAGCGGAAAATCAACATTGCTGCAAATTATCGCCGCCTATTTGTCGGTATCGCAGGGGCTTCGCACCTACGAGTGGCAGCAGCAGCCTTTAGCCGAATCACAAGTGGCGGCACATCTGCTGTGGGCAGCACCGTATATAGAGCTGATAGAAGAATTTACTTTGAGCGAATTATTAAAGTTTCATTATCAATTCAAAACACTACACCCCGCTTTACAAAATGAGCAGCAATGGTTAGATAGGGTAGAGCTTACCCACGCAGCCCACAAACCTCTGAGTCATTTTTCTTCAGGAATGAAACAACGTGTAAAATTAGGATTAGCTTTTTTATCGCAAGGAAATTTATTGTTGTTAGACGAACCCTGTACCAATTTAGATGATAAAGGCATAGCTTGGTATCATAGCTTAATCCGGCAATACAGCAATGGACGTTTATTGGTAGTAGCCTCCAACAGAAGCGAAGAATATGATTTTTGCAACTATCAAATACACATGAATCACTACAAATAG
- the lpxA gene encoding acyl-ACP--UDP-N-acetylglucosamine O-acyltransferase, with product MSAPFNMSFIHPEAIIGKDVNILPFTYIDKDVIIGDSCTIGPHATIMSGTRLGSNCKIFPGAVIGAIPQDLKFYGEYTQVIIGDNTTIREYVTINRGTEQNQKTSIGNDCLIMAYCHIAHDCEIGNHCVLANCVNLAGHVRVEDWAILEGLVAVHQFIRIGAHSFVAGGSLVRKNVPPFVKAAREPLSFAGVNVIGLQRRGFSNEAISQIESIYDYLFVKGFNTSHALEHINAQLPDSAEKKLVVDFVRNSEKGIMRGFHSINGHAKAHAVEH from the coding sequence ATGAGCGCACCTTTTAATATGAGTTTTATCCATCCCGAAGCCATTATCGGCAAAGATGTGAACATACTTCCTTTTACATATATTGATAAAGACGTAATAATTGGCGATAGTTGCACGATTGGTCCGCATGCGACGATTATGTCGGGTACTCGTTTAGGAAGTAATTGTAAAATATTTCCGGGGGCAGTTATCGGAGCTATTCCGCAAGATTTGAAATTTTATGGAGAATACACGCAAGTAATAATTGGCGACAACACCACTATCCGCGAGTATGTAACCATCAATCGTGGCACGGAGCAAAACCAAAAAACAAGTATCGGTAATGATTGCTTGATAATGGCATATTGCCATATTGCACACGACTGCGAAATCGGCAATCATTGTGTGTTGGCAAATTGTGTAAATTTGGCGGGACATGTGCGCGTAGAAGACTGGGCAATATTGGAGGGTTTAGTAGCGGTGCATCAATTTATTCGCATCGGTGCACACTCTTTTGTAGCGGGAGGTTCTTTGGTGCGCAAAAATGTACCTCCTTTTGTAAAAGCAGCCCGCGAACCGCTATCTTTTGCAGGCGTAAACGTAATAGGTCTTCAACGACGGGGTTTTTCCAACGAAGCCATCAGCCAAATAGAAAGCATTTACGATTATTTGTTTGTAAAAGGATTCAATACTTCGCATGCTTTGGAGCATATCAATGCACAATTACCCGATTCGGCAGAAAAAAAATTGGTAGTGGATTTTGTGAGAAATTCTGAAAAAGGAATTATGCGCGGTTTTCACAGTATCAACGGACATGCTAAAGCTCACGCTGTCGAACATTAG
- a CDS encoding bifunctional UDP-3-O-[3-hydroxymyristoyl] N-acetylglucosamine deacetylase/3-hydroxyacyl-ACP dehydratase: protein MEQQHTLQHTVSISGIGLHTGVHTRIQLWGAPPDSGVVFKRVDLPDSPEVAAIADNVHNTTRCTMLKKGAAEVYTIEHLLAAFRGMGVDNVLVEIDNIEVPIIDGSALPFIRLIQEAGVVAQEAERTYIELDEAVHFYDAEKGAEIIAIPATHFEVSSTITFNKTLMGTQYAEWRSTEDFSEAVAPARTFCFLNEIEGLLEKGLIKGANLENAVVYADRTLSQAELEQLSKHFNQEQLTLHPSGAFNNTELRYTNEAARHKLLDIIGDLTLLGKPLRAKVVALRPGHSSNVQFVKQLQKGLAQKRRKSPKIDIYAPPLADIREIEATLPHRFPFLLVDKIVKLTEEEVIGVKMVTMNEPFFAGHFPGNPIMPGVLQIEAMAQAGGILLLRTVPDPQNYLTFFLKIDQAKFRKTVVPGDVLVLHLKLTSPIRRGLCEMRAEAWVGDTLVTEGILTAKIERKPN, encoded by the coding sequence ATGGAACAGCAACACACCCTACAACATACAGTATCTATCAGTGGTATCGGCTTACACACCGGTGTTCATACCCGTATTCAATTATGGGGAGCACCGCCCGACAGCGGCGTTGTATTCAAAAGAGTAGATTTACCCGATAGTCCCGAAGTAGCCGCCATTGCCGACAACGTACACAATACAACACGCTGTACGATGCTAAAAAAAGGTGCCGCAGAAGTATATACGATTGAGCACTTGTTGGCGGCGTTCAGAGGCATGGGAGTGGACAATGTGCTGGTAGAAATAGATAATATAGAAGTACCGATTATAGACGGCAGTGCATTGCCTTTTATCCGGCTCATACAAGAAGCAGGCGTAGTGGCACAAGAAGCAGAGCGCACTTATATTGAATTAGACGAAGCAGTTCATTTTTACGATGCCGAAAAAGGAGCAGAAATTATAGCCATTCCTGCCACACATTTTGAAGTATCTTCTACGATTACATTCAACAAGACCCTGATGGGCACACAATATGCCGAGTGGAGATCTACGGAAGATTTTTCGGAGGCAGTAGCACCGGCTCGTACTTTTTGTTTTTTAAATGAAATAGAAGGTTTGTTAGAAAAAGGCTTGATAAAAGGAGCCAATTTAGAAAATGCCGTAGTATATGCCGACCGCACATTGAGCCAAGCCGAATTAGAACAATTATCAAAACATTTCAATCAGGAGCAGCTCACGCTACACCCCAGCGGAGCATTTAATAATACAGAATTGCGCTACACCAACGAAGCTGCCCGCCACAAACTCTTAGATATAATCGGCGATTTAACCCTGTTGGGCAAGCCCCTTCGGGCAAAGGTAGTAGCATTGCGTCCGGGACATTCGAGCAACGTACAATTTGTAAAACAGTTGCAGAAAGGATTAGCCCAAAAACGCCGCAAAAGTCCCAAAATAGACATTTATGCACCGCCTTTAGCAGATATTCGCGAGATAGAGGCAACCCTTCCGCATCGTTTTCCGTTCTTGTTGGTTGATAAAATTGTGAAGCTCACAGAGGAGGAAGTAATCGGTGTGAAAATGGTGACGATGAATGAACCTTTTTTTGCGGGGCATTTTCCGGGCAACCCGATTATGCCCGGTGTGTTGCAGATAGAAGCGATGGCACAAGCAGGGGGTATTTTGTTATTGCGCACCGTACCCGACCCGCAAAATTATTTGACATTTTTTTTAAAAATAGACCAAGCAAAATTCAGAAAAACCGTAGTACCCGGCGATGTATTGGTACTGCATTTAAAGCTCACTAGTCCTATACGGCGCGGCTTATGCGAAATGCGTGCGGAAGCGTGGGTAGGAGATACTTTAGTAACAGAAGGCATATTAACAGCTAAAATAGAACGAAAACCTAATTAG
- a CDS encoding O-antigen ligase family protein produces MWTALLGVTLQTIIRQSFTAFDFEFVNKAMMPFFPNHVNYAVMIAVFMPYLFALRHNYRSGSLYRLLIDISIPIFFAAIILSYTRAAYVALMALPLCVWLIRRRWMGYVLAAGMAAAAAGLWYYAQDYRYLQFAPDFEQTIHHKNFADHLEATYEGRDVSFMERVHRWIAGIRMAAEKPLFGFGTNTFSNTYQNYTSNAFSTYMSDNEERSTVHNYYLLTAVEQGIPGLFIFLALLFAALLVGQNAYARLYQTHQSAERALLLAAMLSLLVISINLLVGDMIETDEVGSFFFLSIALIGAMDVFSKKTPPQIKANNV; encoded by the coding sequence CAAACCATCATACGACAATCATTTACCGCCTTTGATTTTGAGTTTGTAAATAAAGCGATGATGCCTTTTTTCCCCAATCACGTCAATTATGCCGTGATGATTGCCGTATTTATGCCCTATTTATTTGCACTGCGGCACAATTATCGTTCAGGCAGCCTGTATCGCTTGCTGATAGATATAAGTATTCCTATATTTTTTGCCGCCATTATATTATCCTATACCCGCGCTGCTTATGTTGCTTTGATGGCATTGCCCCTTTGTGTGTGGCTGATTCGCCGCCGTTGGATGGGCTATGTGTTGGCGGCAGGTATGGCAGCAGCAGCAGCAGGACTGTGGTATTACGCACAGGATTATCGCTATCTGCAATTTGCACCGGATTTTGAACAAACTATTCACCACAAAAATTTCGCCGACCATTTAGAAGCTACCTATGAAGGGCGCGATGTGAGTTTTATGGAGCGCGTACACCGCTGGATAGCAGGCATACGTATGGCAGCAGAAAAACCACTTTTTGGTTTTGGCACTAACACCTTTTCCAATACCTACCAAAATTATACCAGCAATGCCTTTTCTACGTATATGAGCGACAATGAAGAACGCTCCACCGTACACAACTACTATTTGCTTACGGCAGTAGAGCAGGGCATACCGGGTTTGTTTATTTTTTTGGCACTGTTGTTTGCCGCGCTCTTGGTGGGACAAAATGCTTATGCCCGTTTGTATCAGACACATCAATCGGCGGAGCGTGCTTTGCTATTGGCGGCGATGCTGTCCTTATTGGTCATCAGTATCAATTTATTGGTAGGCGATATGATAGAAACAGACGAAGTCGGTTCTTTCTTTTTTTTGAGTATTGCCCTTATTGGAGCAATGGACGTTTTTTCAAAAAAAACACCACCCCAAATAAAGGCAAACAACGTATAA